Within the Lycium ferocissimum isolate CSIRO_LF1 unplaced genomic scaffold, AGI_CSIRO_Lferr_CH_V1 ctg9881, whole genome shotgun sequence genome, the region AGTTTTGTAAAAGTTGGATCTGTGATGTTTCTCCAATGGCAATAAAGTTACTAGGAGACAACACAAAGAAGTCCATGAAATGTAGTATTGAGTGGAATTGGAAGACGGGGTATGAGGGTGCTTCATGGACGGTATAGGCATATTATGGATCTACCTTGGCAAACTTGTACATGTAGAGCATGGATGTTGAAGGGCATACCATGCCCTCATGCAATAGCAGCTCTTCACCATAGGAAGTTTAACCCTGGGACTACATTTCTCATCGGTATAAAGAAACATACATGAAGACATACAACCACTTCATTCGCCGATTACGAATATGAAGATGTGTTTTAATCAATAAATCCTTCTATTATACCACATGAAGTAAGGAAGTTACCTGGCAGACCCAAGAAAGCAAGGAGGAAAGAAGCTACAGAAAACAAGAAAACTGGAAAATTATCCAAGAGGGGAATTGAGATGACATCAAACCAAATGTCATACCAAGGGTCACAACAAAAGGAGATGTTTTAGGGAGCCTAATACTACCGACCCAAATTCAAGTAATGCTTTCGTGGCCCAAATTCAAGTAATGTTTGCATCGCCGCACATCCTACAACTGCTACTACTGTCCCACATCCTACAACTGCTGCTGCAGTCCCAAATTCAAGTAATGCAGCTGCTTCAACTAGCAGAGGAAGGGGTAGACCAAAAGGTTCAAAGAAGGTAAATCTACTTTATAATTCAATAATAAGTTATAAATTAATAGCTTCTAatactttcttttgttttgtagaATGCTGGTATTATCAGGCCAAGTATGGTTGGAATGGGGGTGCTGCACACACAAAGTGGGCAAACAATCATTAATGTAAGTTGTTTATCACTCGGCTATCATTTTCTATTAACTCTTACAAATATCATTAACTAGCCTTATATCATTAATGTAGCCTAGGCTGCCAAGTCAAAGGTTTAGAACTGTTAAGTCTTCAGCAGTGGTAACTGGTGTTCTTGGACATAAGGCAACATGTGGTGTGAAGTGGAAGGAAAAGATGCTAGTGACCTCAAGGCGTACTTGGAGAAATGAGGGGAAAAATGGCCAAAGCTATACAATCGAGCTAAGGAAGTTCCACTACTCCACTATGACTGCATTCTGTTGGTGTTACTATTTTAGCTTTGACTGCATTGTAAAAATTAACTTTGAAGCTTTTTGGTTAGGATTTAGGCTTGTCCTTGGTAGCTGAGACTGCACTTAAGACTGTTTTTGGGCAGCTGTGACTGCATTTAGCTTTTGGCAAAAGTCATAACTTTTAGTGTTTTGTCCTGAATTGGCATAGGTAGGGCAGCTGTGACTGCTTTTaacttatttagtgttttgtACTGAATTGGCATAGGTAGGGCAGCTGTGACTGTATTTAACTTTTTACTGTTTTGTACTGAATTTGCATATCTGATTAACTATCTTtttatgaatgaaaatgaatggtCAACAATTTGAACGTATTGGCATATGTGTACTGAATGGTATTGAATGATAGTGTAGTTCTCGTGGTTGTGGTGGTCTAAGTTTGAACGTGTTGGCATTTGTGAATATTTTTTACTAGAATTGAATGGTAGTGACTGCTTAGTTAGTTGTTAGGGACACTAAATGAATCACACATTATAAATAGGTCTAGCCATTATACCTAATTCACTCAAAACTAATTAGTTCATTCTCCAACTTTCACTCCAAACTCTTTCACTAAAACTCTCATCCATTCTACCCTTCACTCTAAGACGAGTCTTCACCCAAAATGCTGGCATACTTCGAGAAAACGTTAACGAGATCGTACGTTGAAAATGATGACTTTGTACGTGTTAATTTCATAATgatgaaatcattttttattttcaattgttTTAGTTTTAGTACTAACATGTATTTTTTGCAGATCCTTCCGAATAACGTTTTGgaatttcttccaaattttgacCACGAAACTGTTATTCTGTACGACCATCACGCGTACCATATGAAGTACAAAGTTGGTGCATATACGCGCCTATCTCAAGGTTGGAAACAATTTATTAAAGCTAATGGATTGAGGGCACGGAATGTGTTGTGTTTCCAAGCCTGTCAAGGTAGGAACCGTGTAGTCTTCATTGTTAAGAAAAAGAGGGAGATCATAGTGGTAGATTAGATCTCCGTGTTTGTCACTTTTAAAGTTTATGTATGAATTTTTGTCGCTtgtaatttatttatgttttatttccGAATTTCTTTGCTTTCCACTTTCCGAATTTCGATACATACGTGGCAATACCAAACATTAAGGGTTTCAAAAATCAAACTAAACCAAACATTACCAACAAATTTCTTAAGTTCTAATTAACATTACCAATACCACCAACAAGATCTAATAAAGACTTAACAAGTACACTAACCTCTTAGGGCAACTTCATATTATAACCTCTTAAGTACATGCTTTGAAACACAAAACTTAAAACTAAGGCCAATACACAACAAGGCAATCCAAAGTATTGTCTCCCTTTTGCTGGACTTGGCCAGCTTGCTCTTCCacttcttctccttttctttcatcTTCTTAATTTGTTCTCCAAAATTATCCATTTCAATCTCTATGCTTTGCATATCAATTTTGCTTTTCTGATTTTATAGACATAGTAGGCTTGTTATCAACTTTTGCGGAAGCTTCAAATGATGCTTCAAGTTCACCAATTCTTCTCACTAGTTTAGGAATCACAAATTTGGATCTTGGATCAATCTCATCATCCTTCCAACGATAAAAATTACATGATCTAGCACTTTATAATCAATGAAATATAGGTAAAAGGCATAAAACATCCAACTACAAAAGTTCAATTCTTGATGAAAAATCACTTACACCATAGTATGGACAACTCCAATATCTTCTACCCGATTCGGGGGTCCAAGAGGTCATCAAAGGCAATAAAACCCATGCTTGCATCGCACTTCGTGAAAAGCTCATGATCATCTCGTCTCCTTACAAATCTTAGACAAGCCAAATCTAGCCATTATGGAACCTTTATTACCCGAAATCCAAAGGCATAAACGAAGGTAGTCACACAGGTAAAAACAACTAAAAACACAGAACTAatgcaaaaaaaagaaaaaaaaacatacattaATAAATCGATAAAAAACGCTtcctagaagaacaagaagctTTACAATGTAGAATAAGAAGCTTTACAATGGAAAACAAAAGTGAAAATTCGTTGGAGAGGAGCTAATAAAAATGGAGACAAAAATTACCTTTGCTTCAAATTGGGCCGATTTCACGAATTTGGGAGACAAAAATTAGGGTTCTTAATATTTGATGGATCGGGTATATTTGATGAAGGGGTAATGGTATATGACCGTTTAAGTGGAAGGATTGGGGTTTAAatgatttttccttctttttttttaagtttaatgCGTAATAAATAGCTGTTCACATGCACAAAAATTTCGACACACACGCGCTTGGGTTTGGGTGTCCGGAGGGGTAATTAGTAtcacttttttatatattaaatgtGTAATAgattataattaaaatttaagtgtgaaaataacttttcgggtatagtttAAGGGTCAATGACTTTACAATTATTATTCTTCTCGCACGCCCCAACTTAATTGGGGGAGTGGGGTAGGGGAATATGTCCGAAACAAGTAATAGTAAATGAGAGAAAGCACTGGGGGATTTGGTATTGATGCCAAAACCAGGGTGGAAGGCAGACGATTGGGAGTTGACGGTAGGTGAGCCCGCAGATCCctctatattatatatacccTATCTTGTCTTCAAGTACCATCATCTACCATTTTTACATATTGGTCTGCTCCTCTATTTTAATTACACTTCCTATTCAACTACATTCATCTGACCCATCTCATCATAATATTCCTCTTATCTGGCAAGATCTATTTGTTTATGAACCAAAATTGATTCCACCCCATTTGACTTttacataaatttttttatccatttctgAGAATTTAAGAATTCGAAtcattttatttgttaatatCAGGTATTGAAGATGGAGTTTTTTGAAAGACCTGAAGCTCAGTTTATGATTGGTGTGGCAGTTGCTATTGCCGCTGCCGGTGTTGCTGCCTACTATTATTCTTACAAGAAACCCAAAGGTCCCATTTACTACTTACATCATAAGACAAGGACCAGTTATATTTAGGGGAAATGTTCTTAATGGACCGGGtatttttgctatgttttctagaaaataaaaataaaaaggcagCCCAGTACACAAAGCATCCCATATTAGCAGGGTCCGGAAAGGGCCGCATCCAAGGGTGTGATGTAGAGAGCCTAGTGACTGTTTACACGGCTCGACCTCGTGACATTGCAGTTGCTCCTATGCTTCCCTttatattttctagaaaatgttTTTCGGAAATTAAGTCCTTTTTGGAAATAATCTTCCTAGAAAATAGTGCTTGCAGTTTGGTTGgtgaatgaaaaatatttccaaaaaagCATTTGTTAAAGAATGATAATAATATTAACTAATCAGATAGTGATTTGATGAAATTTCTTAAGTATATAAAGATATATCAAATTATGCGTAACTATTGATTGGAGCAGTGATATAAAGTTAAGAATTGAAATGATGGTTAAAGAAAATGATTCTGCCAATAAGTGTCATAAGTGATGGAACTATAATCCTTCCTTGGAAAATATTTCCTGCAACCAAACACTGTTTTATTATTTGATTACTCTCTAAGTACTCCTAATAATGATCACAGTTCGCTTCATGATTGCTAAGCTGAGGACCTAGATTTTATAGAAATGTATTTTTGACAAGATTTTTaaataattctttcttcttttttatatgAGAAACTTGTAACTTACCAAAATATAACCTCAAAACAATGAATTTATGTATGCCCGATTGGtcgaattgatcaaaaaatatcaAACAAATCTCAGACAAGCAAAGTGTGCATTAGTAGTCTTCTAATGTTGATATGTTTTCACTTTCATTGGAAGGATGTACTTGTCCATTTAGGTGGTAAAGTTAAATACTTATTGCTGCTGAACAAGGAAAACTAAGAGCTCCTCTTCTATTTTCTAGGATGTCAGCATGTCTGTTGACTTGTTGTCTTAATCTAGAATAGCTGCTTGAATTTTGTGTTGACCATGCCTTTGATCTTTGTTATCATATAGACTAACTAGTTAAATCGTGTTGGCTTCATAGTCTGCTTGGATCCTGAAAAGTTCAAGGAATTTAAGCTTGTGAAGCGCACACAACTAAGCCATAATGTTGCAAAGTTCAGATTTGAACTCCCCACACCTACGTCTGTATTGGGCCTACCCATTGGACAACACATTAGTTGCAGGTTTGTTTTGGTTTCTGTTTTAGCGTTTGATCTTTGTGCCTAAAATATCTCTTGTATCAATTGTTAGAAGACATTTGGTTGCTTTCTCACCATGATACAATACTACATGCTCTAATGAACAGGGGTAAGGATAGTCAAGGTGAAGAGGTTGTTAAACCATACACGCCAACTACTTTGGACTCAGATGTTGGATATTTTGAATTAGTTATTAAGGTAAAGtttgattttctggttattgcGTGCTTGCTATAGAATTGCTGTATCCTTTTGCTCACTCATAGCCGTCATTGTGCAAATGCATAGATGTATCCTCAAGGAAGGATGTCTCATCATTTCCGAGAAATGCGTGAGGCTGATTATTTGGCTGTCAAGGGACCTAAGTTGATGTTCtgccttatttttgttatttagtGTATTGTCACTCGTTGATTTGCAGCTTATACTGGTTCATAGTCCAGTATAGCCTAGTTTTCATCGCTGATTCTCTTTCATCTCTTCCAAAAACTGCAGAGGTTCATCTGTTGGAACATTATCTAAATGACTTGCAAAATGGTCAAGGAGTCTGAGAAACAAACAGGGAGTCATGTGATTTACCCAGACATTAGTGTTTTAACGAGGATGGATTTGCTAGATATCTTACTGTATTATGCACTTTCACGTAAATTGTCTGCTTCCATGGCTGAGATTTGCTTCCATGGCTGAGATTTAGATACGGGAAAAGCTCCAATTTACACTATCTCAGTTGAAATTTTCTTCttattaatttgttaaaaaCATTTATCTATCGTGGATCTAATAGGGCCGCTTTAAGTACCAGCCTGGTCAAGTGAGAGCATTTGGAATGCTTGCTGGAGGCTCTGGCATTACCCCAATGTTCCAGGTCTGACTACTTTGTTTGACGTGTTATTCCACCCCACCTCTCCTTTTGGTTACATAtagttattttaatttgttctGCGAAATAAATTGTTACCTTCCCAGTTGTTTCACTGAGATTTTTGGGTGTGAAGTAGGAAAATATGTGgttctgctttttttttttttttttttttttttttttttttcaggttGCTAGAGCTATTCTCGAAAATCCAAAGGACAAGACAATGGTGCACTTGATATATGCTAATGTTACCTATGAAGACATTCTTTTAAAGGTAATTTAGCATATCGCCCGATGAATCTGCTGGTTGATTTGCCGCAAAAATATTGGACagttttgagtagtaagctcatcattattttcattgtcCTTGCTTCTATTTTGGaagattttccttttttctgtATGTGCCAGTAGTGCTGTGTTGTATCTGGAGAAAGTACTTGGTTTAGTTCTGTGTTGACTGGCTTTAACAGATTTGGTAAACTTATCCATTTGTAGATGTTTATAAGTTTTGTGGTAAATGTGTTGCTTAGATAGCTAAACTATAAATTGGCTCCAGAACATTTTTGATTTAATAAACATGAAATCAAACCCCACAATGACCTGTAGTATAGTTGTAACTTATAAAGCATTTCCCATATTTAGGAATTTTCTTAAACTTGGGAAGGATCTTTTTAGCATTGTGTCACAATATATTAAATTCCATTTCTTCTGCAGCTAATTTCTGCAGGTGGATAACAtctctcatttaaaaaaaaaaaataaaaaaaaaaattggtaactAGGTTAATAACATCTCTAAAGAATTCGATATTTCTTCATTTGGAGCACTTCCCTGTTCtgatggggttgcatcagggatcagctcttagcccgtttctatttgccttggtgatggatggattgacgcgacaaatacaaggtgaggtgccttggtgtatgttgttcgcggatgacatagtcttgattgacgagactcgcagcggagttaacgctaagcCGTAGGAGAGCTAGAGACGAACGtcggagtctaaaggatttaaattgagtaggacAAGACAAAATACTTGGAGTGCAGGTTCAGTGGCGTACCACATGAGGTTGACGAGAAAGTGAGGCTTGGTAACCAGGccatccaaaagaaaggaagtttcaagtatcttgggtctattatacagggAGATGGGAATATAGACGATgatgtttcacatcgtattggtgcaggatGGATGAAATGAAGGCTCGCTTAGAGGGTCttgtgtgacaagaaagtgccaccaaaacttaaaagcaagttctacaaagtggtggttagaccgactttattgtacggggcggagtgttggccactCAAGAACTCTCACTTTCAGAAAatgaaagtcgcggaaatgTGAATctttgcgatggatgtgtgggcacactaggagggatagaattaggaatgaagatattcgGGACAaagtgggagtggcatcggtggaggacaaggtgcgggaagcgaggctgagatggtttgggcatgtgaagaggagagacacagatgctccagtgcggaggtgtgagaggttagctatggacggttttaggaaaggtagaggtaggccgaagaagttttggggagaggtgattagacaggacatggcgcaatttcagcttaccgaggacatgaccttagataggaggttgtggaggactcagattaggatagaaggctcaGAGGTAGTCTTGCTTATCCTTTCGTCCTAGTAGTTGTAGTTTGCTCATTCGTTTATTGCCGTTTGAtttctgcttatatttgttgggccttgtactttgattatcttatttatctatggtAGCTACTGCTCCTTTCTTTCCAGACTGTTCtatcatgactttctcgcttttttTATTCCTccttttcatattgtttttatGTGCTTGTCCCTATCTGacctttttgttttgttctctcttgagccgagggtctttcggaaacagcctccctacctttcaaggtggggcttaaggtctgcgtacattctaccctccccagaccccacattgtgggattctactgggtatgttgttgttgttaggcTTATTCTTGTACTCTTTTCTGGGGGCTTCTCCCTTAACATTAGTTTCATCCTTTTCTTATTAAAGTAAAATTTAATCCCATATTTGTCACCGCCATATGCTATACAACTTTTAACTATCTTGTGGTGTCCAAAATGTACACACGTTCCTTTGATCGGTAAAGTCCAAAATGTATACGCGTTTGTGTTTCGTATTGTCCAAAAATGTATACACCTCGTCTAGTTTCTTTTAGAGGGCCTTTTTttggtttggggggggggggggtggtttTGCCGGGGCGCAATTAATTTgagtttaattttgttttaggaGAGTTGGTTTAAGGTTTAACTTTTGACAAACAATTTTATTTGCTTTTGGAAgaatttgttttgaaaaagtgtgtttgaaaaaaatatctttaaaaCCTCAACACATTTTAGATGCTTTCATATAGGAGTAAATTTAATAGATCAAAGCTGATCAAATATCCTTTTAGCTACTAAACGTATTTCTTCGTAGCCGTAAAATGTAAAATTTCTGTTTAAaacgaaaaagggtcaaaatgaaaatgtcaaaaatttgCAATGGTCAAATGGTCTTGTTTTTTGCAGTGAAAACATCCCATGGGCCACTGTGGAGGCCAACTTATGAGCACATTTGATTTAAAGCCAAACCAAGTTGATCTCCTAAACCTattgatttgttttaaaaaacaaacatttTGTGTTTCCCCTACTGTGTATTCAAATGCACTGGACCCTGTATGTCTTCTTTCAAAACTGCATCTGCAAATATTATTGGTGGAACTGTCAGATTTTATGTTTTAATGTTGACTTCAACTTTTATCAATATTTGGAAATTTTGACGGGTGAGGGAGAGTGAAATAGCTACAGCCCTGTTAAGCATGACGGCTACAGGCGTAATCAGATATTTTGTTTAGATAATGAGGTtaattttctatactttatATTTACCAAGTCGAGCATTTGCTGAACCTTTTAATAACTTCTCTTCTTGAAAGTTGGCATTTTAGCAATTTAGGACAGTAAAAATTTGTACCATGAAGTATTTAGATTACTACTTGGAATTGTTCATAGTTGTGTGCCAGTCAGTTTCTCTTGTTGTTGAGAGAAGTATGAAGATACTAACTCTTAGGAactgaactttttctttttagtaacCGTGGTGTCCGGGTCAACTTGCGTGAACCTCGAATAATTCCACGGGGTACCTGTTACCTCCCATCAGCACAGGTACTAGGTAATTCTGTCCACCGAAGGCATGGACAGATGGGAAGGATATCAACTAGTATTTTTGCCTCCGCTGAGCaagtgaatttatttttcttgggCTGCAGGAAGAGTTGGATGGCCTTGTCGCTAACTATCCTGACCGTTTCAA harbors:
- the LOC132046219 gene encoding NADH--cytochrome b5 reductase 1-like; its protein translation is MEFFERPEAQFMIGVAVAIAAAGVAAYYYSYKKPKVCLDPEKFKEFKLVKRTQLSHNVAKFRFELPTPTSVLGLPIGQHISCRGKDSQGEEVVKPYTPTTLDSDVGYFELVIKMYPQGRMSHHFREMREADYLAVKGPKLMFCLIFGRFKYQPGQVRAFGMLAGGSGITPMFQVARAILENPKDKTMVHLIYANVTYEDILLKEELDGLVANYPDRFKIFYVLNQPPEVWSGGVGFVSKEMIQTHCPAPAPDIQILRCGPPPMNKAVAGHLEALEYTPQMQFQF